The proteins below are encoded in one region of Effusibacillus dendaii:
- a CDS encoding DODA-type extradiol aromatic ring-opening family dioxygenase translates to MTIELGVLTAHVPRICDKDKVPDFQKEMVESMNQVAQTISNLKPDVIVLVSTHWTGTFHHFVDATPLHKGILTAVECPELISDVHYFYPGDHQLGSQLAEAGKELGIPVVAINDPTYIWDYGTLVPLRYLVPNEDIPVVELSINWSASLDETYEWGKAIGRVMRNSEKRCVFVSSGALAHNLVRGPEKMPTLSERALENQFIEYMVKGEAISAREMLPQFARAAGVESGGRHLAMLLGVLEPGFRGQFLGYGPSSGSGNAIMTFSLNQAAEKVS, encoded by the coding sequence ATGACAATCGAATTAGGGGTACTGACAGCCCATGTGCCACGTATTTGCGACAAGGATAAAGTTCCGGATTTTCAAAAAGAGATGGTAGAGTCGATGAATCAGGTTGCGCAAACCATTTCCAATTTGAAACCGGACGTGATTGTGCTTGTTTCCACACATTGGACGGGAACCTTCCATCATTTTGTCGATGCGACTCCGCTTCATAAAGGAATTTTGACAGCGGTGGAATGTCCGGAATTGATTTCGGATGTTCATTATTTCTATCCGGGCGATCATCAGTTGGGCAGTCAACTGGCAGAAGCCGGCAAGGAATTGGGAATTCCGGTGGTTGCCATAAATGACCCTACTTATATTTGGGATTACGGTACACTGGTTCCGCTTCGGTATCTGGTTCCCAATGAAGATATTCCGGTTGTCGAGCTGTCGATTAACTGGTCGGCCAGTTTGGATGAAACGTATGAGTGGGGAAAGGCGATCGGCAGGGTGATGCGGAACAGTGAGAAGCGGTGCGTGTTTGTATCGAGCGGCGCATTGGCGCACAATTTGGTGCGGGGTCCTGAGAAAATGCCGACATTGTCCGAACGGGCGTTGGAAAATCAGTTTATCGAGTATATGGTAAAAGGTGAGGCGATTTCTGCCAGGGAGATGCTTCCGCAGTTTGCCCGCGCCGCCGGAGTGGAATCGGGTGGACGCCACCTTGCCATGCTGCTTGGCGTGTTGGAGCCGGGATTCCGAGGGCAATTTCTGGGGTATGGACCGTCATCCGGGAGCGGCAATGCGATTATGACTTTTTCACTGAACCAGGCCGCCGAGAAAGTTTCCTGA
- a CDS encoding MFS transporter, giving the protein MQSVQTIEQRTIRKISYRIIPYIFVLYIISFLDRVNIGYAALDMNKALGLTSTVMGLISGIFFIGYFLFEVPSNILMHRIGARIWIARILISWGIVVIITAWAQNATHMYILRFVLGLAEAGFFPGIILYITYWFRRKEQARAFALFMTALTVSNIIGAPLSTWIMDHIHWAGMPGWRWLFIIEGLPAVIFGIITYFYLTDRPEHANWLTEEEKQWLLTELRKEQEAKANRNTLSTKQVLANPRVWYLALVYFTLVTGLYGINFWMPTIIKSFSKLLTNTEVGLIAMLPYIAGAIAMIYWGRRSDRTGERRWHTAIPPFIGAIGLIGCGITTDPVISILMMSLATVGIFSFFGPFWSLPALFLSEAAAAVGIAVINSVGNLGGFLGPYAIGFLKTSTGKVEAGLYFLAALLLICFLLAAGMRSSRVTTDSGAESNRLSQ; this is encoded by the coding sequence GTGCAGAGCGTGCAAACAATTGAACAGCGTACCATCAGAAAAATAAGTTACCGCATTATTCCGTATATTTTTGTGTTGTACATCATTTCGTTTTTGGACCGGGTGAACATCGGCTATGCGGCGCTCGACATGAACAAGGCGTTAGGTTTAACGAGTACCGTTATGGGGTTAATTTCCGGAATTTTCTTTATTGGCTATTTCCTTTTCGAAGTTCCCAGCAATATTCTGATGCACCGCATCGGAGCACGCATTTGGATCGCGCGCATTTTGATCAGTTGGGGAATTGTCGTCATCATTACCGCCTGGGCGCAAAACGCGACTCACATGTACATTTTGCGATTTGTACTGGGGTTGGCGGAAGCAGGGTTTTTCCCCGGCATTATTCTGTATATCACATATTGGTTTCGGCGAAAGGAACAGGCCCGCGCGTTCGCTCTGTTTATGACCGCCCTGACAGTCTCCAACATTATTGGCGCTCCCCTCTCCACCTGGATTATGGACCATATCCATTGGGCGGGTATGCCGGGATGGCGCTGGCTGTTTATTATCGAAGGGCTGCCGGCTGTCATTTTTGGCATTATTACCTACTTCTACTTGACCGATCGCCCTGAACACGCCAACTGGCTGACAGAAGAAGAAAAACAGTGGTTGCTGACCGAATTGCGGAAGGAACAAGAGGCAAAGGCGAATCGGAACACCCTGTCTACCAAACAGGTTTTGGCCAATCCGCGAGTATGGTATCTTGCCCTGGTGTACTTTACGCTGGTCACCGGATTATACGGCATCAATTTCTGGATGCCGACGATTATTAAATCATTCTCCAAATTACTGACGAATACTGAGGTCGGTTTAATCGCGATGCTTCCTTATATAGCCGGCGCGATCGCCATGATTTACTGGGGCCGTCGATCGGACCGAACGGGGGAACGGCGCTGGCATACAGCGATTCCTCCGTTCATTGGCGCGATCGGATTGATCGGTTGCGGAATAACAACAGATCCTGTTATTTCGATTCTGATGATGAGTCTGGCGACGGTGGGCATTTTCAGTTTCTTTGGCCCGTTTTGGTCCCTGCCGGCGTTGTTTCTCAGCGAAGCGGCCGCCGCAGTGGGAATCGCCGTTATTAACTCGGTAGGAAATCTGGGCGGTTTCCTGGGGCCTTACGCGATTGGATTCTTGAAGACTTCCACCGGAAAAGTGGAAGCGGGACTTTACTTTTTAGCCGCACTGCTGTTGATTTGTTTCCTATTGGCAGCCGGTATGCGAAGCAGCCGTGTAACGACCGACAGCGGAGCTGAATCGAATCGACTGTCCCAGTAG
- a CDS encoding DUF5132 domain-containing protein yields the protein MPSTKLKKVVTGVALTLAAPVVLPIAKNVLQPLLVLGRKGASELANRTRYAMEYTREEIEDFIAEAQFERMKRKFDRELGLTPEENK from the coding sequence GTGCCATCGACAAAACTAAAGAAAGTTGTGACAGGTGTTGCGCTCACGCTGGCTGCACCGGTCGTCTTGCCGATCGCCAAAAACGTCCTGCAGCCTTTGTTGGTGCTCGGCCGCAAGGGAGCTTCCGAACTGGCGAACCGGACGCGGTATGCGATGGAATATACGCGCGAAGAAATTGAAGACTTCATTGCGGAAGCGCAATTCGAACGTATGAAAAGAAAATTTGACAGAGAACTGGGTTTGACACCGGAAGAAAATAAATAA
- a CDS encoding P-type ATPase, translated as MPGAIGTIGIFAIRLAAIPGLFIRHMLQNGSSAASSMMGQQVQEREERASARRPEEVPLADGWETGLTEQEAKRRLAAHGSNEYRPIPSHIQLLGQTLKSASTLSLLGLAVFALVMGKYVDAAIVFVTFAVLGAVSVRVKVKAAQNHRRMLETEATASVLRDGKICEIAPAYVVPGDLIFVRQGDVVPADAVVLRSEHLKVREKQVRGNGNRADFYLVAKAALDNGHLPQVLPLHNVAEANRLYAGSMVVGGSAKALVTSTGRATHHWQLHQHPKQHETFTEQRYFKFAEKLTKYGWLAILAVGVLVLAVRWSGSAALETAIAIGTSVIPGGFSLPIVLAFWTAMHRTSRKAQDLPDLHAADRLEDTKLVILSEQAVTRRIQIKKLFCPQSRWQVKPDLQDHMHTGRLRFYQNGILQEPSGRPECKALVQAAKLFARAEGDCGPYDQAVNRLYDNFGLSGAQRTDWEWIGQGVLESHGLFESRMFKDPTGRVVEVVRGPAERLYESCSRVISPLHDLANLDVTGSSLADDQAAEALQSWLETTRRHYEQTIGFACRVHADSLGEAGSLIWLGAISYQTEYETSAPLLERFVKLGLPVLLTVQEHVLSDPAFRRSVSFDGIRCKVVSAGELGRTMEQEAIDNYDLWIVSAHSEERLKLIQKLREVFSHICFVGCRDQERAYFGAAWTAVEQGIRRGLHDVLEAIEEARHAKSRISHANGFILSGNVGEAVFSLLAGLTGAQQALTPININLLTNVFASIGLAAGRRKMDRQQPTEGKNLSKLHKPIVTHGLMSGSVAMLSYAGGLLISGDPFFASTFAFATLILSQLWQAVHWRRQSRVAKLKDMVEDRVLAVSLLGSLAILVASVYMPGVTQLLQTTPLALQDWLAAMAIAGAVGPLASKSENSVWPVVKRMAGWLQAKERNLQTAA; from the coding sequence TTGCCAGGCGCGATTGGAACCATAGGAATTTTCGCTATACGGTTGGCAGCTATACCAGGACTGTTTATCCGTCACATGTTGCAAAACGGATCGTCTGCTGCATCCTCGATGATGGGGCAACAGGTGCAGGAGCGGGAGGAACGGGCAAGCGCACGGCGTCCGGAAGAAGTTCCATTGGCCGATGGGTGGGAAACCGGACTTACTGAGCAGGAGGCCAAGCGACGGCTGGCAGCGCACGGTTCTAACGAATATCGACCGATACCGAGCCATATCCAGTTGTTGGGACAAACGTTGAAAAGTGCATCCACCCTCAGTTTGCTGGGGCTAGCCGTGTTCGCTCTTGTAATGGGCAAATATGTTGATGCGGCAATCGTCTTTGTCACATTTGCCGTATTGGGGGCTGTTTCTGTACGTGTAAAGGTGAAGGCGGCGCAAAATCATCGCCGTATGTTGGAAACGGAAGCAACAGCGTCCGTTCTCCGGGATGGAAAAATTTGCGAGATTGCTCCCGCATATGTCGTGCCCGGTGATCTGATATTTGTACGGCAGGGTGATGTGGTGCCCGCTGACGCGGTCGTTTTACGATCCGAACATCTGAAGGTCCGCGAAAAGCAGGTTCGGGGAAATGGGAACCGTGCCGATTTTTATCTGGTTGCAAAAGCAGCCCTTGATAATGGCCATTTGCCGCAGGTTCTGCCGCTTCATAACGTGGCCGAGGCAAACAGGCTGTATGCGGGATCGATGGTAGTTGGCGGATCTGCAAAGGCGTTGGTGACCTCAACAGGAAGAGCCACTCACCATTGGCAGCTGCATCAACATCCAAAACAACATGAAACATTCACAGAACAACGGTATTTCAAGTTTGCCGAAAAATTGACGAAGTACGGGTGGCTGGCTATTTTGGCGGTAGGGGTCTTGGTGCTTGCAGTCAGATGGTCCGGCTCAGCAGCATTGGAGACAGCTATAGCAATTGGCACATCTGTAATTCCTGGCGGATTTTCGCTGCCGATCGTATTGGCGTTCTGGACGGCCATGCATCGAACAAGCCGAAAAGCTCAGGATCTTCCCGATTTACACGCGGCAGACCGGCTGGAAGACACCAAACTGGTCATCCTGTCTGAACAGGCAGTCACACGAAGGATACAGATCAAAAAGCTGTTCTGTCCGCAATCTCGCTGGCAGGTAAAACCGGATCTGCAGGATCATATGCACACCGGCAGGCTTCGTTTCTACCAAAATGGGATTTTGCAGGAGCCAAGCGGCAGACCGGAATGTAAAGCCCTTGTGCAGGCCGCCAAGCTGTTTGCAAGGGCGGAAGGGGATTGCGGTCCTTATGATCAAGCGGTTAACCGCTTGTACGACAATTTCGGCTTGTCAGGTGCTCAGCGGACCGATTGGGAGTGGATCGGGCAAGGTGTTTTGGAATCGCACGGTCTGTTTGAATCACGGATGTTTAAGGATCCAACAGGACGTGTGGTGGAAGTGGTGCGCGGACCTGCAGAACGTTTGTATGAAAGCTGCAGCCGAGTCATCTCTCCCTTGCACGATCTTGCAAATCTGGATGTGACAGGGAGTTCCCTTGCTGATGACCAAGCAGCGGAAGCGCTGCAAAGTTGGCTGGAAACTACCCGGCGGCATTATGAACAAACGATCGGTTTCGCCTGTCGGGTACATGCGGATTCGCTTGGGGAAGCAGGTTCTCTGATTTGGCTGGGAGCCATCTCTTACCAAACCGAATATGAAACGTCCGCTCCTTTATTGGAACGGTTCGTAAAATTGGGCCTGCCAGTCCTGTTGACCGTTCAGGAGCATGTGTTAAGCGACCCGGCATTTCGAAGGTCGGTTTCATTCGATGGTATTAGGTGCAAGGTGGTCTCCGCCGGGGAATTGGGCCGGACGATGGAGCAGGAAGCAATAGACAATTACGATTTGTGGATCGTGTCTGCCCATTCGGAGGAACGGTTGAAATTGATCCAGAAACTGAGGGAAGTCTTCTCGCATATCTGTTTTGTCGGTTGCCGCGATCAGGAGAGAGCTTATTTTGGCGCCGCCTGGACAGCGGTGGAACAGGGGATTAGACGCGGATTGCATGACGTATTGGAAGCGATTGAGGAAGCACGTCACGCGAAATCGCGGATCAGCCATGCAAACGGATTTATCCTCAGCGGAAATGTCGGTGAAGCGGTGTTTTCATTGCTCGCCGGTCTTACGGGTGCACAGCAGGCACTGACACCTATCAACATCAATCTGCTGACAAACGTATTCGCTTCGATTGGACTGGCAGCCGGTCGGCGAAAGATGGATCGGCAGCAACCGACGGAAGGAAAAAATCTGAGCAAACTGCACAAACCGATCGTAACACACGGCTTGATGTCCGGTTCGGTTGCGATGCTCTCATACGCAGGAGGGCTGTTGATCAGCGGCGATCCGTTTTTTGCAAGCACGTTTGCGTTTGCAACGCTGATTCTGTCCCAATTGTGGCAAGCCGTTCACTGGCGGCGGCAGTCACGAGTGGCAAAACTGAAGGATATGGTCGAGGATCGAGTGTTGGCAGTCAGCCTGCTGGGATCGCTGGCGATTTTAGTGGCAAGCGTTTATATGCCAGGGGTGACGCAACTGTTGCAGACAACGCCGCTTGCCCTGCAGGATTGGCTTGCAGCTATGGCGATTGCGGGCGCGGTGGGTCCGCTTGCTTCCAAAAGCGAAAATTCAGTTTGGCCAGTCGTCAAACGAATGGCGGGATGGTTGCAGGCAAAGGAAAGAAACTTGCAGACAGCTGCCTGA
- a CDS encoding HMA2 domain-containing protein: protein MLTVSENGRSLRCLPGRVRIEINGLKNNPLLRDLIARRFGQIEGVTTVKACLVTGRVLLCYDENRVSFGKLYETVQALENQHEQVTKMEQEVAVARQSMVAETSSIFIPQPTHPPLPNGDRVPSEKKIPVPLIASVAGLGVIGIKQLLTGGASALAQNLPLFYLSGLVAIVSGYPSISRTIQRIMPVADQKFNPIFAGALILALLRENLPVLGTLSLIQYLNWKRECALRNGTLQTTRPESDTAVQRYCQTAEKRGFLLAAATLLLTRSPLVSLAVLLASNPRPAAMSEEYAWNQAALTAAEREYPLPENGSIEQMARTRLLLVEDTSLLFRIDPEAAIECVADGDDEAKIWCETAALLRKSDHPWKAEVIRNAEATGRTMRTAFYVEEEPQGVKGMINGTEFLIGEKHFIIKNHVDWKEYEQTSRQLEEEGYQIQFVAKQMARRKVCMGVLYRKTGNCTPEYYRLTDLCREHQMQLAVWKNSLRIDRQTLRKHGIRHGWLSCPEEWAIRRIARLRQRGEEVMLVSGNVSPFLPVRVPTVPIRQIGETGPVFQYSRRIGRMIQHHLAATKCWNLLGLLSIFFYGVSAVVINALSDAVMLLFLARSKWICEKGGPRSGASDETLPRAGFSQLAI from the coding sequence ATGCTGACCGTCTCTGAAAACGGGCGCTCGCTTCGCTGCCTGCCCGGGCGTGTTCGAATCGAAATCAATGGATTGAAGAACAATCCCCTGTTACGGGATCTTATCGCCCGGCGATTTGGCCAGATAGAGGGAGTGACGACTGTAAAGGCGTGCCTGGTGACAGGGAGAGTGCTGCTCTGTTATGACGAAAATCGCGTTTCGTTCGGTAAACTGTATGAGACTGTACAGGCGTTGGAAAACCAGCACGAGCAAGTAACAAAAATGGAGCAGGAAGTCGCGGTTGCCCGCCAGTCGATGGTGGCGGAAACAAGCTCCATTTTTATACCGCAGCCGACCCATCCCCCCCTTCCAAACGGCGATCGTGTCCCGTCTGAAAAAAAAATTCCGGTGCCATTGATCGCATCTGTCGCCGGATTGGGAGTCATCGGCATCAAACAGTTGTTGACCGGCGGAGCCTCCGCATTGGCGCAAAATCTGCCGCTTTTTTATCTGTCCGGCCTGGTTGCCATTGTCTCGGGCTATCCGTCGATCAGCCGAACCATCCAAAGAATCATGCCGGTTGCGGATCAGAAATTCAATCCGATTTTTGCAGGTGCGCTGATTCTTGCTCTGCTTCGCGAAAATTTGCCTGTACTCGGTACGCTCAGTCTCATCCAATACCTCAATTGGAAACGGGAGTGCGCTTTACGAAACGGAACTTTGCAAACCACCCGTCCGGAGTCGGACACGGCTGTGCAAAGATACTGTCAAACAGCCGAAAAAAGAGGATTTCTGTTAGCCGCAGCCACACTGCTTTTGACCCGCAGCCCGCTTGTCAGCCTGGCTGTCCTGTTGGCGTCGAATCCCCGACCGGCCGCCATGTCTGAAGAATATGCCTGGAACCAGGCAGCATTAACAGCGGCGGAACGGGAGTATCCACTGCCTGAAAACGGATCGATCGAGCAGATGGCACGTACCCGATTGCTTTTGGTCGAAGACACGTCGCTTCTTTTTCGTATTGATCCGGAAGCGGCAATTGAATGTGTTGCGGACGGCGATGATGAGGCAAAAATATGGTGCGAAACGGCCGCTCTTCTGCGCAAAAGCGATCATCCGTGGAAAGCGGAGGTGATTCGCAATGCGGAAGCAACCGGTCGGACGATGCGGACCGCTTTTTACGTGGAGGAAGAACCGCAAGGCGTCAAAGGCATGATTAACGGAACCGAGTTTTTGATAGGCGAGAAACATTTCATAATAAAGAACCATGTGGATTGGAAAGAATATGAACAGACGAGCAGGCAGTTGGAAGAGGAAGGATACCAGATTCAGTTTGTGGCAAAACAGATGGCCCGCCGGAAAGTATGCATGGGAGTGCTGTATCGCAAAACGGGGAACTGCACACCTGAATATTACAGGCTGACCGATTTGTGCCGCGAGCATCAAATGCAGCTTGCCGTTTGGAAAAACAGTCTGCGCATCGACAGGCAAACGCTGCGCAAACATGGAATTCGGCACGGATGGTTATCCTGTCCGGAAGAATGGGCGATCAGGCGAATCGCGCGGTTACGGCAGCGGGGGGAAGAAGTGATGCTCGTTTCGGGAAATGTATCCCCGTTTTTACCTGTGCGGGTTCCGACTGTCCCGATCCGGCAAATCGGGGAAACCGGTCCGGTTTTCCAATATTCCCGCCGAATCGGGCGGATGATTCAGCATCATTTGGCTGCAACGAAATGTTGGAATCTGCTGGGGCTTTTGTCCATATTTTTTTACGGGGTTTCGGCTGTTGTAATAAATGCGCTGTCAGATGCGGTGATGCTGTTGTTTCTGGCCCGATCGAAATGGATTTGCGAAAAAGGCGGGCCGCGGTCGGGGGCTTCAGATGAAACGCTGCCACGAGCTGGCTTCAGCCAGTTAGCTATCTAA
- a CDS encoding cation-translocating P-type ATPase: MQGNRDISVRPTGWTDFPFGRLIHRLPGRVRFQINRLPGNQAMANLIRDICGQINGVKQVTVNPVTGRMLLLFDETKLTGDQLLGLLLEADVLFVSQQAVAAAKETSATDGHPVTVKEAQTDAGASNAEGSAAVDGNLAVETDWHALPPSEIVERLHSNSSSGLDRNEVMERRRFFGTNELPKVERPAWYRTLLRQFFNFTTFTMVGISALPIFLGRIRDTAGVLLVLAVNAVIGTYQEQKAQKDVEALKKLSVHHAKAIRSGEEIRILADQLVPGDILLLEAGDRVPADAILVDSSNVEVDESALTGESLPVPKMAAIVCETETPLAERKNMVYMGTLLTRGRARAIVVATGRQTEMGRLTHVLQNVESRPTPLQKKLNVVARTLVISALAIAGAVGAARFIQGYSLIDTLMTGVSVATTAISEGLPIMITVALVTGMRRMVRHKAVVRQLAALETLAKVDIICCDKTGTLTTNQMTVRQVVCGEREWSVTGHGYQRTGNFLENGQSVESRSNRNLGWIATIAAVCNDASIMPDGHTWEIKGDPTEAALLVAAAKAGILQDVCRNEWQRLHELPFDSERRRMSVVCRNQIGEYYLFCKGAVDELLKICDHALTEESTRPLDTRLRTKLIEQEYKAAEQGMRVLGVAYKRLDHLPSTPLNEWESGLVFGGMFAMMDPLRQDVQTSIETCRQSGMEVVMITGDHPKTAQAISRELGFVCSDQQILSGTELDRMSDEELMKATRQIKIYSRVSPAGKQRIVSALQKRGLVVAMTGDGVNDAPALKQADVGIALGSGTDVAKESSALVLANDHFSAIVKAIRQGRTVLSNIRSTIGYIFTGNLAEVLYASLVVAAGLPLPLMPLQMMLMNILTDSLPTLIMTLGQPSARRNQQSVERLPSVRDVFDSTLLTRVTAGGLPVGLATAALFIGVLAITHNPALASTMALAALALGKLALVPEWRRASGSASLRQDYMMLTTLAVSLTGLLASIYLPQLRGVFNSVPLGVHHWAVIAASVFTARRLAEPLTRMALGLVRYVALLGQSIRFSSAVGRYTAASHTGCQ, from the coding sequence TTGCAAGGTAACAGAGATATTTCCGTTCGTCCGACGGGGTGGACCGATTTTCCGTTTGGTCGCTTGATCCACCGGCTGCCTGGACGAGTGCGATTTCAAATAAACAGATTGCCAGGGAATCAGGCTATGGCCAATCTTATCCGTGACATCTGCGGCCAGATCAACGGGGTCAAACAAGTAACCGTTAATCCTGTCACCGGCCGTATGTTGCTGCTGTTTGATGAAACGAAACTTACCGGAGACCAGTTGCTGGGGCTATTGCTCGAAGCAGACGTACTGTTTGTATCCCAACAGGCGGTAGCGGCTGCGAAAGAAACATCGGCCACAGACGGTCATCCTGTGACTGTAAAGGAGGCCCAAACGGACGCGGGCGCGTCAAACGCTGAGGGATCCGCTGCCGTAGACGGCAACCTTGCAGTCGAAACGGACTGGCATGCGCTTCCGCCGAGCGAAATTGTGGAACGGCTGCACAGTAACAGCAGCAGCGGGCTCGATCGCAACGAAGTGATGGAACGCCGTCGGTTTTTTGGAACGAACGAACTGCCGAAGGTGGAACGTCCAGCTTGGTATCGAACGCTGCTGCGCCAATTTTTTAATTTTACTACGTTTACCATGGTGGGGATCTCGGCGCTGCCTATTTTCCTGGGTCGAATCCGCGATACGGCGGGCGTGCTGCTGGTGCTTGCCGTCAATGCGGTGATCGGCACCTATCAGGAACAGAAGGCGCAAAAAGATGTGGAGGCGTTAAAAAAACTGTCTGTGCATCATGCGAAAGCGATCCGTTCCGGTGAGGAAATCCGGATATTGGCCGATCAACTGGTGCCGGGTGACATTTTGCTGTTGGAAGCGGGTGATCGGGTTCCGGCCGATGCCATTTTGGTAGACAGTTCAAATGTCGAAGTTGACGAATCCGCTCTGACAGGTGAATCTCTGCCCGTTCCCAAAATGGCGGCGATTGTATGTGAAACGGAAACTCCCTTGGCGGAACGAAAAAATATGGTCTACATGGGCACCTTGCTGACGCGAGGGCGGGCCCGGGCGATTGTTGTCGCAACAGGCAGACAGACTGAAATGGGACGGTTGACCCACGTTTTGCAGAATGTGGAAAGCAGACCCACGCCACTGCAAAAAAAATTAAACGTGGTGGCCCGAACGCTTGTCATCTCAGCTTTGGCGATTGCGGGCGCGGTAGGCGCCGCCCGCTTTATACAGGGATATTCGTTGATCGATACATTAATGACAGGGGTATCGGTGGCCACAACAGCCATTTCAGAAGGATTGCCGATCATGATTACGGTTGCGCTGGTGACCGGCATGCGCCGGATGGTTCGTCACAAAGCGGTCGTACGGCAGCTGGCGGCACTGGAAACGTTGGCCAAAGTGGACATCATCTGTTGTGACAAAACAGGCACATTGACCACCAATCAAATGACTGTCAGGCAAGTGGTTTGCGGCGAACGGGAATGGAGCGTAACGGGCCACGGCTATCAACGGACAGGAAACTTTCTGGAAAACGGGCAGTCGGTCGAGTCCCGTAGCAACCGGAATTTGGGGTGGATTGCGACGATTGCCGCTGTCTGTAATGATGCATCGATTATGCCTGACGGTCACACATGGGAAATCAAAGGGGATCCGACGGAAGCGGCGCTCTTGGTGGCTGCTGCCAAAGCGGGAATTTTGCAGGATGTGTGCCGCAACGAATGGCAAAGATTGCACGAACTCCCATTTGATTCGGAACGCCGCCGGATGAGCGTTGTTTGCCGAAATCAGATTGGCGAATATTACCTGTTCTGTAAAGGCGCGGTTGATGAATTATTGAAAATATGCGATCATGCATTGACCGAAGAATCGACTCGACCGCTTGATACCCGTTTGCGAACGAAACTGATCGAACAGGAATACAAGGCGGCGGAACAGGGGATGCGGGTGCTTGGGGTTGCCTACAAACGTCTCGATCATTTGCCGTCCACACCTCTTAACGAATGGGAGAGCGGCCTGGTTTTTGGCGGCATGTTTGCGATGATGGACCCGTTGCGGCAAGATGTGCAAACGAGTATCGAAACATGCAGACAATCGGGGATGGAAGTGGTGATGATTACGGGCGATCACCCAAAAACGGCTCAGGCCATCAGTCGGGAACTGGGATTCGTGTGCAGTGATCAGCAGATTTTGTCCGGTACCGAATTGGATCGCATGTCAGATGAGGAACTGATGAAAGCCACCCGTCAAATCAAAATATATAGCCGTGTTTCGCCAGCCGGAAAGCAGCGAATTGTGTCCGCCCTGCAAAAACGCGGCCTGGTCGTGGCGATGACCGGTGACGGTGTGAATGATGCGCCTGCGCTGAAACAAGCGGATGTTGGCATCGCGCTTGGTTCAGGCACGGATGTGGCAAAAGAATCATCCGCGCTGGTGCTCGCAAACGATCATTTCAGCGCGATTGTAAAAGCGATCCGGCAGGGCAGAACGGTGCTCAGCAATATTCGCAGCACCATCGGATACATATTTACAGGCAACTTGGCTGAAGTTTTGTACGCATCGTTAGTAGTGGCAGCCGGATTGCCGTTGCCGCTGATGCCGCTGCAGATGATGCTGATGAACATTCTGACCGACTCGTTGCCGACCCTGATTATGACGCTTGGACAGCCATCGGCGAGACGCAACCAGCAATCGGTTGAACGGTTGCCTTCCGTTCGCGATGTATTCGATTCGACGCTGCTTACCCGTGTCACAGCAGGCGGGCTGCCTGTTGGTCTGGCTACAGCCGCTTTGTTTATCGGCGTACTGGCGATCACCCACAACCCGGCGCTCGCCAGTACGATGGCGTTGGCTGCTCTGGCGCTGGGAAAATTGGCTCTGGTGCCCGAGTGGCGGCGTGCCAGCGGCAGCGCAAGCTTGCGGCAGGATTACATGATGCTGACTACGCTTGCCGTTTCCTTGACCGGACTTTTGGCGTCGATCTATTTGCCGCAGCTGCGCGGCGTGTTCAACAGTGTTCCATTGGGTGTCCATCATTGGGCGGTGATTGCGGCATCCGTATTTACGGCAAGGCGGCTGGCTGAGCCGTTAACCCGCATGGCATTGGGACTGGTTCGTTATGTGGCTCTACTGGGACAGTCGATTCGATTCAGCTCCGCTGTCGGTCGTTACACGGCTGCTTCGCATACCGGCTGCCAATAG